In Flavobacterium sp. CS20, a single window of DNA contains:
- a CDS encoding VWA domain-containing protein produces MFNNLTFENPAWFWLLLAIPLFVVWYLIKRKESQVPVKFTSTQAFSGSSFWGYIKHTMFAFKILAWVFLTIAMARPRTVDVTTDIKKTRGIDIVMSIDISASMLAKDFEPNRMEVVKEVASEFVKNRPNDRVGLVVFSGESYTKTPVTSDKSIVLNTLKDISYSSQIEGGTAIGMGLATAVNRLKDSKAKSKVIILLTDGVNNSGFIEPNTATDLALEYDIKVYAIGVGSMGTALSPVAIDRNGQFQYRNTKVEIDEALLQDISTKTGGQYFRATNEDKLKSIYEEINKLEKTEIKETKYYNYDEKYPIFVIIAGLLMALVALMKYTIMRSLV; encoded by the coding sequence ATGTTCAACAACTTGACTTTTGAAAATCCCGCTTGGTTTTGGCTTTTGTTAGCCATTCCATTGTTTGTGGTTTGGTATTTAATCAAGCGTAAGGAAAGTCAAGTGCCAGTCAAATTCACTTCAACGCAGGCTTTTTCAGGCTCATCATTTTGGGGCTACATTAAACATACGATGTTTGCCTTTAAAATTTTGGCTTGGGTGTTTTTAACTATTGCAATGGCAAGACCAAGAACCGTTGACGTGACTACAGATATCAAAAAAACACGCGGTATTGATATTGTGATGTCTATTGATATTTCTGCCAGTATGTTGGCTAAAGATTTTGAGCCTAATCGGATGGAAGTCGTCAAAGAAGTGGCTTCAGAATTTGTTAAAAATCGTCCAAACGACCGTGTGGGTTTGGTGGTGTTTTCTGGCGAAAGCTATACCAAAACCCCTGTAACATCAGACAAAAGTATTGTTCTGAACACCCTTAAAGACATTTCATATTCCAGTCAAATAGAAGGTGGCACTGCCATTGGAATGGGACTGGCTACAGCTGTTAACCGACTTAAAGACAGCAAAGCCAAAAGCAAAGTCATTATTTTGTTGACTGATGGGGTCAATAATTCTGGTTTTATTGAGCCAAATACCGCGACCGATTTAGCTTTAGAATACGACATAAAAGTTTATGCCATTGGCGTTGGTAGTATGGGCACTGCACTTTCGCCTGTTGCGATTGATAGAAATGGACAATTTCAATACCGCAATACTAAAGTTGAAATTGATGAAGCACTTCTCCAAGATATTTCTACTAAAACTGGTGGACAATATTTCAGAGCGACCAATGAAGATAAGTTGAAATCAATTTATGAAGAAATCAACAAATTAGAAAAAACAGAAATCAAAGAGACCAAATACTATAATTATGATGAAAAATATCCCATTTTCGTCATTATTGCAGGTTTATTAATGGCATTGGTTGCTTTGATGAAATATACCATAATGAGAAGTTTAGTATAA
- a CDS encoding VWA domain-containing protein: MIQFEHPYYFWYFALVGVIVLLFIFYRLWQIRAQKRFADPKLFKFLAPQRSVFKLWIKFIFFILALSCFIIALANPKMGTKMETVKRQGVDIVFALDVSKSMLAEDIAPNRLEKAKQIISQTLNALVSDRVGIIGYAGSAFPQLPITTDYGAAKTFLQAMNTDMVSSQGTAVADAIDLVATYYDRDETTNRVLIIVGDGEDHGNKADATIERAVENNIRIFTIAVGTSKGGPIPIKQNRGITYKKDNQGQTVITRADKMTLKNIAEKGNGVFIDEMRTDEIVKTLLENLQKIEKSEFETKQFSDFKTQYQWFVGFGMLFILLDILILERKTQWLRRLNLFNEKDYDDEI, from the coding sequence ATGATACAGTTTGAACACCCATATTACTTTTGGTATTTCGCCCTTGTCGGTGTGATTGTTTTATTGTTTATTTTTTATAGACTTTGGCAAATCCGTGCACAAAAACGTTTTGCCGACCCAAAATTGTTTAAGTTTTTAGCACCGCAACGCTCGGTTTTTAAGCTTTGGATAAAATTTATCTTCTTTATTTTGGCTTTGTCCTGTTTCATAATTGCTTTAGCTAATCCTAAAATGGGCACAAAAATGGAAACGGTAAAACGACAAGGCGTTGACATCGTGTTTGCACTTGACGTGTCAAAAAGTATGTTAGCCGAAGATATTGCACCCAACCGTTTAGAAAAAGCCAAACAAATAATTTCTCAAACACTAAACGCCTTAGTATCTGACCGTGTGGGCATTATTGGCTATGCTGGTAGTGCTTTTCCGCAATTACCCATAACAACTGATTACGGAGCCGCCAAGACGTTTCTACAAGCAATGAATACCGATATGGTATCCAGCCAAGGCACAGCCGTTGCCGATGCTATTGATTTGGTCGCCACTTATTACGACCGCGATGAGACTACCAATCGGGTTTTGATTATAGTCGGTGATGGCGAAGACCACGGCAATAAAGCTGATGCGACCATTGAGCGTGCTGTAGAAAATAATATCAGAATTTTTACCATTGCCGTTGGCACTTCAAAAGGTGGTCCAATTCCTATCAAACAAAATCGCGGTATAACTTATAAAAAAGACAATCAAGGTCAAACGGTAATTACTCGGGCTGACAAAATGACTTTAAAAAATATCGCCGAAAAAGGCAATGGTGTATTTATTGATGAAATGAGAACCGACGAAATTGTTAAAACTTTATTAGAAAATTTACAAAAAATTGAAAAATCGGAGTTCGAAACCAAACAATTTTCAGATTTTAAGACCCAATATCAATGGTTTGTTGGTTTTGGCATGCTTTTTATACTATTAGATATATTGATTTTAGAAAGAAAAACCCAATGGTTGCGACGACTTAACTTGTTTAATGAAAAAGACTATGATGATGAAATTTAG
- a CDS encoding tetratricopeptide repeat protein codes for MKFSLLGVLMFLFVSVNAQDKNIKKTQKQYQKYSALAAEEIQNGDFAQAEALYRKALDKNPEGDKAAYNFGNLYFENQKNKQSALRYLESAKSSEDKTVKHRNYHNLGNLMMKEKQYAKAVEAYKNALRNNPTDEETRYNLALAKQKREKQKNEGGGKDKNKDQQKKNKKKEQDKGGEGDKDEKKQDQQNRKDGEEKKENKQRQDDARKDPKEGDSKKQKQPSQPKPQKGKMSEQQIKNLLQAIQNKEKDTQEKLNAQKVKGVKIKTEKDW; via the coding sequence ATGAAATTTAGTTTATTAGGTGTTTTAATGTTTTTGTTTGTTTCGGTCAACGCTCAAGACAAAAACATCAAAAAAACACAAAAACAATATCAAAAATATTCTGCATTGGCCGCAGAAGAAATTCAAAACGGCGATTTTGCTCAAGCAGAAGCCTTGTATAGAAAAGCTTTAGACAAAAACCCTGAAGGCGATAAAGCCGCTTATAACTTTGGAAACTTATATTTTGAAAACCAAAAAAACAAACAATCGGCTTTGCGGTATTTAGAATCCGCAAAATCTTCTGAAGATAAAACCGTAAAACACAGGAATTATCACAACCTCGGCAACTTGATGATGAAAGAAAAACAATACGCCAAAGCCGTTGAAGCTTATAAAAATGCCTTGAGAAACAATCCTACGGATGAAGAAACACGATATAATTTAGCCTTAGCCAAGCAAAAAAGAGAAAAACAAAAAAACGAAGGTGGCGGTAAAGACAAAAACAAAGATCAACAAAAAAAGAACAAGAAAAAAGAACAAGATAAAGGTGGCGAAGGCGATAAAGACGAGAAAAAACAAGACCAACAAAACCGTAAAGACGGCGAAGAAAAAAAGGAAAACAAGCAAAGACAAGACGATGCTAGAAAAGACCCAAAAGAAGGTGATAGCAAAAAGCAAAAGCAACCGTCTCAACCAAAACCTCAAAAAGGAAAAATGAGCGAGCAACAAATTAAAAACCTGTTGCAGGCCATTCAAAATAAAGAAAAAGATACACAAGAAAAACTCAATGCCCAAAAAGTAAAGGGTGTAAAAATCAAAACAGAGAAAGACTGGTAA
- a CDS encoding BatD family protein: MKKLIYILIFISCAWSQAQVKFTAEVSREKLGINERLRVEFSMNKDGDNFIPPSFEGFKKIAGPNQSVSQSWINGKSSFQKSYTFFLQPLKRGKLTIGQAEVTIDGQVYKTSPQTIEVTATVDNPSETADASPESKALDGIHLVAEVSDTSPYLNEGIYVVYKLYVSPSTDIRNWRALDNPKYENFWSQSIDVKQLEVKNGEFAGKPYRYVELRKTILYPQKTGKLKIEPLTLSIGVEVPTNRRDLFGRRLYETVDKTYSAQTRTIDVKPLPQENKPASFTGAVGKFDFDVSVDKNKLKAMESLQAEVKISGEGNLSLFELPALKAPNNTEIFEPEKQDNIRTTTKGMVGTKRNIYTLVPQQAGKQVLPSLEFSYFDPSQKKYVTLNSSNISIEVEPNTSLTNIISNSDTTGNNYSFIKPPDAQFSFIKLDTNLAPIEKKRFFKSTAFWVISFSALALFPFFIVFRKVQNREGLSESERNRKKANKLAKKFLSEAKSHQNDSKAFYLSLERALHNYLKAKLRITTSEMSKEKIEELLLKKGAKSDDVHAFLELLKNCEMARYSPLTQSEIDQDYQQAKTTLAQLDRSL; encoded by the coding sequence ATGAAAAAATTAATTTACATATTGATTTTTATAAGTTGTGCTTGGAGTCAAGCTCAAGTTAAGTTTACTGCTGAAGTCAGCCGTGAAAAGCTTGGAATTAATGAACGCTTGCGCGTTGAATTTAGCATGAATAAAGATGGCGACAACTTTATACCACCATCTTTTGAAGGCTTTAAAAAAATTGCAGGACCAAATCAATCTGTGAGCCAAAGTTGGATAAATGGCAAAAGCAGTTTTCAAAAATCATATACCTTTTTCTTGCAACCTTTAAAACGCGGTAAACTCACCATTGGTCAAGCCGAAGTGACCATTGACGGTCAAGTTTATAAAACCTCACCTCAAACTATTGAAGTTACAGCGACTGTAGATAACCCAAGTGAAACCGCTGATGCTTCACCAGAGTCTAAAGCTTTGGATGGCATTCATTTGGTTGCTGAAGTTTCAGATACAAGCCCTTACCTCAACGAAGGAATTTATGTGGTCTATAAGCTGTATGTCAGTCCATCAACAGATATTAGAAATTGGCGGGCACTTGATAATCCTAAATATGAAAACTTTTGGAGTCAAAGCATTGACGTGAAACAGCTTGAAGTTAAAAATGGAGAATTTGCTGGCAAACCCTACCGCTATGTAGAGTTGCGAAAAACCATTTTGTATCCGCAAAAAACAGGAAAGCTCAAAATTGAACCGCTTACCCTTTCTATTGGTGTTGAAGTGCCAACGAACCGCAGAGACCTTTTTGGCAGAAGACTTTATGAAACAGTTGATAAAACCTATTCTGCTCAAACAAGAACAATTGATGTCAAACCATTGCCACAAGAAAATAAACCCGCCAGTTTTACTGGTGCTGTAGGAAAGTTTGATTTTGATGTGAGTGTTGACAAAAACAAACTCAAAGCAATGGAATCACTTCAGGCTGAAGTCAAAATAAGTGGTGAAGGCAATTTGAGTTTATTTGAGTTGCCAGCTTTAAAAGCTCCAAATAATACAGAAATATTTGAGCCTGAAAAACAAGATAATATCCGCACAACCACTAAAGGAATGGTGGGAACAAAGCGAAATATTTACACTTTAGTTCCACAACAAGCAGGAAAACAGGTGTTGCCAAGTTTAGAGTTTTCTTATTTTGACCCGTCCCAAAAAAAATACGTGACTTTAAATTCAAGTAATATTTCAATTGAAGTTGAACCCAATACAAGTTTGACCAATATCATTTCAAATTCGGATACTACGGGAAACAATTATTCATTTATAAAACCACCTGATGCACAATTCAGTTTTATCAAGCTTGATACTAATTTAGCTCCAATAGAGAAAAAACGCTTTTTTAAAAGCACAGCCTTTTGGGTGATTTCTTTTTCTGCTTTGGCATTATTTCCTTTCTTCATTGTTTTTAGAAAAGTTCAAAACCGTGAAGGTTTGTCAGAATCTGAAAGAAATCGTAAAAAGGCAAACAAGTTGGCTAAGAAGTTTTTGTCGGAAGCTAAATCTCACCAAAATGATTCAAAAGCTTTTTATTTGTCTTTAGAAAGAGCGCTTCACAATTATCTAAAAGCCAAGTTGCGTATTACCACAAGTGAAATGAGCAAAGAAAAAATAGAAGAATTATTATTAAAAAAAGGTGCAAAATCAGATGATGTCCATGCCTTTTTAGAATTGCTCAAAAATTGCGAAATGGCAAGATATTCGCCGTTAACCCAATCCGAAATCGATCAAGATTATCAACAAGCCAAAACAACATTAGCACAACTCGATAGAAGTTTATGA
- a CDS encoding SH3 domain-containing protein, whose amino-acid sequence MKIIVSILCFALSLSVTAQNDSIFSQANDAYADGNYKEAQRLYQNILKNGQASSELYFNLGNTYYKLEDLANSIYYYEKALKLNPKDKSIQNNLAFAERMRLDQFKRLPDSEVDKTLDDFITTFSIDTWSIIGIVFLCISALCFGVFLLFKRTFVKRLAFGICIAFLLLSGGSFAMAQLQLQRVKSSVYGIIFQEEKALLEEPNPKSNTLFQLHEGTKIKILDQFRSFYKVELPDGTMGWMTTENVKKI is encoded by the coding sequence ATGAAAATAATTGTTTCCATATTGTGTTTTGCCTTAAGCCTTTCTGTTACGGCTCAAAACGATTCTATTTTCAGTCAAGCCAACGATGCTTATGCTGATGGTAACTACAAAGAGGCTCAAAGGCTTTACCAAAATATTTTAAAAAATGGTCAAGCATCAAGCGAGCTGTATTTTAATTTAGGGAATACGTATTACAAACTTGAAGATCTCGCCAACAGCATTTATTATTATGAAAAAGCGTTAAAGCTCAACCCCAAAGATAAAAGTATTCAAAACAATTTAGCCTTTGCAGAGCGAATGCGTTTAGATCAATTTAAACGTTTACCAGACTCCGAAGTTGATAAAACTTTAGACGATTTTATCACCACTTTTTCAATAGATACTTGGTCTATTATCGGAATTGTATTTCTATGTATTTCGGCCTTGTGTTTTGGTGTCTTTTTGTTGTTTAAACGCACGTTTGTTAAACGATTAGCTTTTGGAATTTGTATAGCTTTTTTGCTTTTATCAGGTGGTTCATTTGCAATGGCACAACTACAACTTCAGCGGGTTAAATCTTCGGTTTACGGCATTATTTTTCAAGAAGAAAAAGCTTTATTAGAAGAACCCAATCCCAAAAGCAATACTTTATTTCAACTGCACGAAGGCACAAAAATTAAAATTCTTGATCAGTTTCGTTCTTTCTACAAAGTTGAACTGCCTGACGGTACAATGGGTTGGATGACGACAGAAAATGTTAAGAAAATATAA
- a CDS encoding SulP family inorganic anion transporter, with product MFKYLKKDLPASVVVFFVALPLCLGIALASGAPLFSGLIAGIIGGIVVGSLSGSQVGVSGPAAGLAVIVLSAIASLGSFENFLVAVIIGGAIQILLGIAKAGVIGYYFPTSVIKGMLAGIGIIIFIKQIPFALGLSDNVEFSEYVTDDHVAFAEYFQTLLDNISIGVIFITFISLGIIILWSNVLEKRSKFFKIFPGPVVAVIVGVLYYVLIPEGSVLAISTHNLVNVPVPENTSDFIGQFTFPNFSVITNPNVWITGITIAIVASLETLLSVEATDKLDPEKRITPTNRELFAQGTGNILSGLIGGLPITQVIVRSTANVTSGNKTKLSAIVHGFLLLISIIVIPKLLNLIPLGVLAAVLFVVGYKLAKPSLFKQMYFLGKSQFLPFIITVLGIVFTDLLIGIGLGLGSGLLTVLYNSYKNSHFLHIKGQNGNKKHINMTLAEEVTFFNKGAIMRELKNIENDSFVEIDIRKTKFLDYDILEILDDYAFKAKNRNIDIKLIHKKGEVKNPDSFKEYFDKIALTDK from the coding sequence ATGTTTAAATATTTAAAAAAAGACCTTCCTGCAAGTGTCGTTGTTTTTTTTGTAGCTCTGCCATTATGTTTAGGAATAGCATTAGCATCTGGCGCACCTTTATTTTCTGGATTAATTGCTGGTATCATTGGTGGCATAGTAGTTGGGTCGCTAAGTGGCTCACAGGTTGGTGTAAGTGGACCAGCAGCTGGATTGGCAGTTATTGTGCTGAGTGCTATTGCTAGTCTTGGCAGTTTTGAGAACTTTCTTGTAGCAGTAATTATTGGCGGTGCTATTCAGATATTGTTGGGTATAGCCAAAGCAGGAGTTATAGGTTATTATTTTCCAACTTCAGTGATTAAAGGTATGTTGGCTGGTATAGGAATTATTATTTTTATTAAGCAAATTCCATTTGCACTTGGCTTGAGCGATAATGTAGAGTTTTCAGAATATGTCACAGATGATCACGTGGCTTTTGCAGAATACTTTCAAACCCTATTAGATAATATTTCTATAGGAGTAATTTTTATTACCTTTATCAGTCTTGGTATTATCATTTTATGGTCTAATGTTCTTGAAAAAAGATCTAAATTTTTTAAAATTTTCCCAGGACCAGTCGTAGCAGTTATTGTCGGGGTTTTATATTATGTTTTAATACCAGAAGGTTCGGTTTTAGCTATTTCAACACACAACCTTGTGAATGTTCCAGTACCAGAAAATACATCTGACTTTATAGGTCAGTTTACATTTCCTAATTTTTCAGTGATTACTAATCCAAACGTTTGGATTACGGGAATTACCATTGCCATTGTAGCCAGTTTAGAAACTTTGCTTAGTGTTGAAGCAACTGATAAACTTGACCCAGAAAAACGCATAACACCAACCAATAGAGAACTGTTTGCTCAAGGTACGGGCAATATACTCTCTGGTCTTATTGGTGGATTACCAATTACACAAGTAATTGTAAGAAGTACAGCTAATGTCACATCAGGAAACAAAACTAAGTTATCTGCAATTGTTCACGGTTTTTTATTGTTGATTTCAATCATCGTTATTCCTAAGTTGCTCAACCTTATTCCGCTTGGTGTTTTGGCTGCTGTTTTATTTGTTGTTGGCTATAAGTTAGCTAAGCCAAGTTTATTTAAACAGATGTATTTTCTCGGCAAATCTCAGTTTTTACCTTTTATTATCACTGTCTTAGGAATTGTATTCACTGATTTATTGATTGGTATTGGTTTAGGCTTGGGTTCTGGACTTTTAACAGTGCTTTACAACAGCTATAAAAACTCACACTTTTTACACATAAAAGGACAAAATGGCAATAAAAAACACATCAATATGACTTTAGCCGAAGAAGTTACTTTTTTCAATAAAGGGGCAATTATGAGAGAATTAAAAAATATTGAAAATGATTCTTTTGTAGAAATCGATATACGAAAAACAAAGTTTTTAGATTATGATATTTTAGAAATTCTGGACGATTACGCCTTTAAAGCCAAAAACAGAAATATTGATATAAAATTGATTCATAAAAAAGGAGAAGTTAAAAACCCAGATAGTTTTAAAGAGTATTTTGATAAAATTGCATTAACAGATAAATAA
- a CDS encoding carbonic anhydrase family protein — MDKIISKQEQVSMTPESVLKDLLEGNQRFVKNNLEHRDYNLLKTSTSDGQYPKAIVLSCVDSRVPVETVFDQSIGDIFVSRVAGNFVNIDILGSMEFACKVAGSKLVFVLGHEKCGAVSSACDHVKLGHITAMLKNIEPAIEQTKTKGERNSKNAEYVQAVVEKNVMLNIERIRKESPILKDLEDSGQIKIVGGVYSLKTGEIKML; from the coding sequence ATGGATAAAATCATTTCTAAACAAGAACAAGTATCTATGACACCAGAAAGTGTGCTCAAAGATTTACTAGAAGGCAATCAGCGATTTGTAAAAAACAACTTAGAGCATCGCGATTATAACTTGTTAAAAACAAGCACCTCTGATGGTCAATATCCCAAAGCCATCGTCTTATCTTGTGTGGACAGTCGTGTGCCTGTAGAGACCGTGTTTGATCAAAGTATTGGCGATATTTTTGTGTCTCGTGTAGCTGGCAATTTTGTCAACATTGATATTCTTGGCAGTATGGAGTTTGCTTGTAAAGTAGCTGGAAGCAAATTGGTTTTTGTACTTGGTCACGAAAAATGCGGAGCCGTAAGTTCAGCTTGTGATCATGTTAAATTAGGGCATATTACCGCTATGTTAAAAAACATTGAACCCGCAATTGAACAGACAAAAACCAAAGGAGAACGCAACTCTAAAAACGCTGAATACGTTCAAGCCGTAGTAGAAAAAAATGTGATGCTCAATATTGAACGTATTAGAAAAGAAAGTCCTATTTTAAAAGACCTTGAAGATTCGGGTCAAATAAAAATTGTAGGAGGAGTCTATTCTTTAAAAACAGGTGAAATTAAGATGCTGTAA
- the hpt gene encoding hypoxanthine phosphoribosyltransferase: MTIQNLQFELFITQDDINKRVEELAKSIQKDYKGKTPTFLIILNGAFMFASDLIKHYQGECRICFMRLSSYRGTRSTGNISTYLEAEQLDNQDIIIVEDIVDTGNSIEYIIQNLKTKNLKSYSIASLFYKPDAYKKPYSIDYIGFKIPDKFIVGYGLDYNGLGRNLPDIYQLKTS; the protein is encoded by the coding sequence ATGACCATCCAAAACTTACAATTTGAACTTTTTATCACACAAGACGATATAAACAAACGTGTTGAAGAGTTGGCTAAATCCATACAAAAAGATTACAAAGGCAAAACCCCAACGTTCTTAATCATTTTAAATGGAGCATTTATGTTTGCTTCAGATTTAATCAAGCATTACCAAGGCGAATGTCGTATATGCTTTATGCGTCTATCTTCATATCGTGGCACACGTTCCACTGGCAATATCAGCACCTATTTAGAAGCTGAACAGCTCGACAACCAAGATATCATTATTGTAGAAGATATTGTCGATACAGGCAATTCTATTGAATACATCATCCAAAACCTCAAGACCAAAAATCTTAAATCATATAGCATTGCAAGTCTGTTTTACAAACCTGATGCCTACAAAAAGCCCTATTCTATAGACTATATTGGTTTCAAAATACCAGATAAGTTTATTGTAGGTTATGGATTAGATTACAACGGTTTAGGTCGAAATTTACCAGATATCTATCAACTCAAAACTTCATAA
- a CDS encoding adenylate kinase: MTNIVLFGPPGAGKGTQADILKDKYNLIHLSTGDMFRYHIKNKTDLGQLAQSYTDKGKLVPDKVTIKMLNAEVDKHLPCNGFLFDGFPRTEAQAQSLDQLMTQKSTQINAMIALEVDNKVLIERLLERGKTSGRPDDANEDVIRKRIKVYYDETAILKTYYQKANKYYGVDGVGSIEEITARISKIIDKI, encoded by the coding sequence ATGACAAACATTGTTTTATTTGGTCCACCAGGAGCTGGCAAAGGCACACAAGCCGACATTCTAAAAGACAAGTATAACCTCATTCACCTCTCAACGGGTGATATGTTTAGATACCACATCAAAAACAAAACCGACTTAGGTCAACTCGCCCAATCATATACCGACAAAGGCAAATTAGTTCCAGACAAAGTTACTATCAAAATGCTCAATGCTGAAGTGGACAAACATTTACCGTGTAATGGCTTTCTCTTTGACGGTTTTCCACGCACAGAAGCCCAAGCCCAAAGCCTCGACCAATTGATGACCCAAAAATCAACTCAAATCAACGCTATGATTGCCTTAGAAGTCGATAACAAAGTTTTGATTGAGCGTTTACTCGAACGTGGCAAAACCTCAGGCAGACCCGACGACGCCAACGAAGATGTCATCAGAAAACGCATCAAAGTCTATTATGACGAAACTGCTATTTTAAAAACCTATTACCAAAAAGCTAACAAATATTATGGCGTAGATGGTGTCGGTAGCATTGAAGAAATCACAGCACGAATCAGCAAAATTATAGATAAAATTTAA
- a CDS encoding alpha/beta fold hydrolase gives MEYKLEHDGKFKFIEIGEGTPIIILHGLMGGLSNFDGVVDFFPKQGYKVVIPELPIYTLPILKTNIKNISTYIKEFIDYKQYKDVILLGNSLGGHIGLLTTKLYPESAKALIITGDSGLYESAMGESYPKRSNYNYIKKKAENVFYDPKIATKEIVDDVYKVVNDRSKLIRTLAIAKSAIRHNMSKDLPNIHQPTCIIWGKQDNVTPPNVAEEFHEKLPNSDLFWIDKCGHLAMMEHPEQFNSILHSWLQKREL, from the coding sequence ATGGAATACAAATTAGAACACGATGGAAAATTTAAATTTATTGAAATAGGTGAAGGAACACCCATAATTATTCTACATGGTTTAATGGGTGGTCTCAGCAACTTTGATGGCGTCGTTGACTTTTTTCCAAAACAAGGTTACAAAGTCGTCATCCCAGAATTACCCATTTACACTTTGCCGATTTTAAAAACCAATATCAAAAATATTTCTACCTACATCAAAGAATTTATAGACTACAAACAATACAAAGATGTCATTTTGTTAGGCAACTCTCTCGGTGGTCATATCGGATTATTAACAACAAAATTATATCCAGAATCTGCAAAAGCACTTATCATTACTGGCGACTCTGGACTTTACGAAAGTGCTATGGGCGAGAGTTATCCCAAACGTAGTAATTATAATTATATCAAAAAGAAAGCAGAAAATGTTTTTTACGATCCTAAAATTGCTACCAAAGAAATCGTTGACGACGTTTATAAAGTCGTAAATGACAGAAGTAAACTCATCAGAACATTGGCTATAGCCAAAAGTGCTATAAGACATAATATGTCTAAAGATTTACCCAATATACATCAACCAACATGTATAATTTGGGGAAAACAAGATAATGTTACACCACCAAATGTTGCAGAAGAATTTCACGAAAAACTCCCCAACTCAGATTTGTTTTGGATAGATAAATGCGGTCATCTTGCAATGATGGAACATCCCGAGCAATTTAATAGTATTTTGCACAGTTGGTTACAGAAACGTGAATTATAA
- the yihA gene encoding ribosome biogenesis GTP-binding protein YihA/YsxC — protein sequence MDITQSRFVISNSKVEDCPNSQLPEYAFIGRSNVGKSSLINMLTGKKNLAKVSGKPGKTRLINHFLINDTWHLVDLPGYGYAKVSKKEKKVFQKFITDYFKKRKQLVNAFVLIDSRHEPQNIDLEFMQWLGANAIAFSIIFTKTDKLKPQALDKNILHYKSVLMEYWEELMPIFLSSSKDKTGKDDILDYIHNINQSLN from the coding sequence ATGGATATCACCCAATCCAGATTTGTTATCAGTAATTCTAAAGTTGAAGATTGCCCCAACTCTCAATTGCCCGAATACGCTTTTATAGGGCGAAGTAATGTTGGTAAATCTTCACTCATCAATATGTTAACGGGTAAAAAAAACTTAGCCAAAGTCTCAGGAAAACCTGGTAAAACCCGATTGATAAATCATTTTCTGATCAATGATACTTGGCATTTGGTTGATTTACCTGGTTATGGTTATGCTAAAGTCAGTAAAAAAGAAAAAAAAGTCTTTCAAAAATTTATCACTGATTATTTCAAAAAACGAAAACAACTCGTCAATGCCTTTGTATTAATTGATTCTCGTCACGAACCGCAAAACATTGACCTTGAATTTATGCAATGGCTTGGTGCCAATGCTATTGCGTTTTCGATTATTTTCACTAAAACCGATAAGTTAAAACCTCAAGCCTTAGACAAAAACATTTTACACTACAAATCTGTATTAATGGAATATTGGGAAGAATTGATGCCCATTTTTTTGTCATCATCCAAAGATAAAACAGGTAAAGATGATATTTTAGACTATATCCACAATATCAATCAGAGTTTGAACTAA